The DNA region TGAGAACGGGTGAATGGATCGGTCTGGGCTTACAAGACaatattttagtttttcattATCAGATATGAGAAAGAAAATGGTTGATGACAGAAAAACTATACATTGCCATTCAGCAAGTGGCTTTGCATAACTGGCCGGTCTACTGATTGTCTTGATAAAGGTAGAATGACAGGATCTCTCATCAGTGTATACTAAACAAAAGTGATAATGTTGGTCAGCATCACAGGGAGAAAATTCGTAAAATGTTCACTGTGTAAAAGCTAGATTAATATTTTTTTCGGGGACTCGAGGAGGTTATACCAGTATtgggtcaagaaattcatctggaaTCTCTCCAAGAATAGCGTCATCAGCTTTGAGACCAAGCTCAACAAACTCTTTGATTACCTTACCAACTTTATCAATCTTCCCGAAAATATCAtcatcagcagcagcagcagattAAACAGCTGTTCCATTTATAAAACTTCAGAAAACATAACACTATATGAATCATGGATGGAAAAGATTGATTCACAAGGCATCCTTATCCATGCAAGACAACTATGCATAGGAGATACCTTTTCATTGTATGACCGTCCATTCTTCGAGATTGCAGTAGGGAACACATTCAATTTGTCACCTCTTACAATATGAACATAAATCTTGACAATCTTTAACAACAAATTCACAACAATTAATCAACAATGAAATTTAAGATTAAACAAAAAGTCAAATGGACATATCACTAACTTGTCTTAGCAACTGTCTGCATCtatatctatatttttcaggATCTTTTACATCGGGAAACCCCGTTGAGGACTCGTAAGTTGCAAGAGAAAATAATTTAGCAGGATTGCTACTCTTTCAACCTGAAAAAGATAAAAGAAAGAATTAAATTAACCCAACAATAATTGTCCGATGATAGTAAAATCATAAGAAACAACAATAACATGTAAGGTTGAAATAGTTTATAGATCTTTagtttcaacttttgaaattgcTGGAACTTAGTCTTGAATTATCCAAAGCTGCAACTCAATTACAATAATATTACTCTTTGAGGATGTAATATAAAACATATtagttataaatttatattagttTCTCTAAAGAGGGCAAAATTAATATTCTAAGAAAACAAGGCATGGAAGATGAGACAACAATCTTCCCATGTGCGGATGTTGAATGCATCTTTTGTACTTATTTAAGTAAATATTGAAATGTCTAGAATAGAATAGATGTATCACCATTTCTGGAAGCAGGAAGTGTGCAGGAATTTGTTCAGATATGAATGCAAGCATACCAATATTTCCAATGGCCAACTTCATATCAGATTCGACAATATGAAATGTCAAGTTTAACAAGTACATTAAAACTCACGTGTAACATATGGAGTTATTTGTAAGTGCAAGTTTGTGAGTAATGATAATAATTCAGAATATCAATAAATGAAGAAATCTCACATTTTCTTGTGAATAAAAAAGTCTCGTTATCTTTGTCCTCCCCTCTAAAGATCTCTGCTCCCATTATGCAGAATTTGTCATTTCGACTTCTATTTCTTTGAGTTGATGGATATTTTTTTGTAAACTCTCATCAAGAAGATACATACTATCATTGATAAGCAAATTCAAAACATTCAAATGCATTTTATTCTCCTCCCTAACAATCTGCATCATAATTGTATGATATATTAGTTTGATCTGTAAGCAACTGTAAAATGTGCTATTAGTGATCATAGtcttataaatataaataaataaataaataaattcataacTACAAGACATGTTTACATGTCTCCATGCATTGAGATGGCTAGGAACATTCCACAAATACTCTAAAAGTTCATAAATATTTTCACGAACGGTGAATTTATTAGATAACAATTGCACAACAAGGATAAATGCAAAAAACAACAAATGGAACGGAAAGTGATTTAGAGAAAATGTCTCAAAATAATAAAACCCATGAAACAACTTCTAGAAGATGAatatgactatatatatatatatatatatatatatatatatatatatatatatatatagagagagagagagagagagagagagagagagagataccAGTGTATGTGCAACATAAACTTTAAGAAGATTTCTAACAAGATAGTCAAGGGACAACCGGTGTCCTTCAAAAAGAGTAGCAGAAAGCCCACTATAAGAATTAGAAAATTGTAAATGGTGTTCAATCttagaaagaaattaaattaaaaaaactgaATTTCCAACCTTTTGTTTGGTATCCAACGATTTAGTAGTTCAACCATTTTAGCTCTCTGATAAGGGTTCTTAACATAAGCATTGCTCGTCATGAACATAATTATGAAATTCAAGAAATCCTGGCAATGATATGAACAATAATGGTTTTATGTTCTTAATGTACAATGTATCAATTATTGAAAATTAAAGAATTAACTATGGAAGAAACTCACCAAGGCAACCACTTTAGAAACCTCTGGAATTCCAAAAGTTATCCCCAATAAGTCCATAGCATCATCGACAAAATGTTCTGGAATGCATGCAAATTTCATAGGGCAGGTTGATGGCAGAGGCATCTTAAACCCACCAACAAAATCCATCAACCAGATAATAACCAATTTGTAGAAGGTCGATGCCTGTCCTAGCAATGTATAATCCTTGAGCACAATGATAAAAAATTGGCATTAAGATTGTCTTTCCATGAACAGATAAAGTTTTACTATAGAATAAGTAAAAGATGCAACTGTTAAGTCTTTAACAACAAAATTAAAGAGCACGTTtaaacaaaaaatgtaaaattatggCTAATTTGAGCCATCTACCCCTTCCTCCTCCGGTGGCCATCCACCCCTTCCTCCCGCGGTAGATTGAGGGAACTCGAGATCGGATTCGGAATTCGGACAGTACTCCCATCCAAATTTTGGACCCGACCGACCCCAAGCTAGCTAGCAGCATTTCGGAATAGCTCAGCTTCCCCAGTCGCTCAACTCCTTCCTCGACTAACCTCCTCTTCGTGCGTAGGGAAGGAGAATCAAACCTTAAACCCAGAATGAAGAAGGAACCACAGCAACCTCTGGAAGATCTGGGTTCCCCTATCCCCTTCTCCGACATCCTCCATCCCTCCCCTCCCTTTGCAGATGGGAAGAACATTCCTATTGAGACCGTTAGATACGCAAATAAAGAATATAGTGTCGGTGGTCACATGTTTTCAGTGTTTTCAACGTTGACATAGACTAAGATTAACTTCAATATTGAATTTCAAAGAAACGATGAACAATAAATGTATGGTATTTCTAAATTGTAAAGCATTTCAACCAAATACCAAACATAAGTACtgattaaaagaaattaaaagttaCCTGATAGATGACtgatttataaaaatattgaGAACGGAGCTTTATCAACATAAGAAAGAACCATACATGGGTAAAGGGAAGGGGAAAGAGATGAATGGAGCGACTATGCTGCCTTTTGCTTGCATCTACCTTTCTATTTATGGGATAGCGAACGAAAACATGAGTATCGCGTAAATTGGCGCTAAGAAAAAATGCGGCTCAAATTTGAAATAAAGCCGCTTAAGGTTTTTGATCTGACAATGCCTCGGTAGATTGCGTAGTCGCGTGCATCAGACGCTATTGTACCGTTATACGTTATGCACCAAGTCGTTGACATAACGTCAACATATATCGTTAAACGCTACTGCACTATACTCTACGAATCGAAATTTGTGTATTTATAGATGTGGAATTTTTATATAATCTCCTTTATTTTGTACATGATCTCATTTATTGTCACGatcattttataaataataataattaataaataaataaaaactttatATATCCTCTATggaaaaaaattatcttttaaatattttttttttaggtctcatatgtatttaaatatatattatcttCCATTCATattctatattatatataattaaatttgtataatatttaatttcataaattattaatttaaataacatTAATAAGAAAAAAAGTTATTACTTTGAAATaacattattaattaaaaaaaagttagtactttgaaataacattaataattaaaaaaaaattagtatttgtattacaattaataaattgtatttttattaattataattataatgtaTCCAAATTTATTCAACCAAAAACATTGAAATATTTATTATCATCATACTAATAGACTACATATCACTCATTTTCAATAATCATGTTGTGTAAAATAATACATGTATATATGATGTCTTTTAAATTATCTTTATATCAAAATTATCCTGAACTTAATTATTGTTCATCGAGATTGGAACACCCCAAATGTTCATTCTACATCCTTTCTCGCTATCTCGTGTCGtcccttcaaaaaaaaaaaattatccttgGAATATGGAAAGTTCTTTGACAAAAGTAATTCATTTTTGATAAATTTCATCAGTCAAATAGTATCCTTATATTTTGTATTATTAATCATAAAATTAACCTTATGTGTATTTTCTTGTAAGATGTTATTGAATAATCATGGTGTTGGGAACAACCATTGGGCTTGCACAGTCCAGTTAAGGCTATTGCCCTGTGTAGGTACGTGTCAAACAAGGCTTCGACAAAGTCAAcaacatttgaggataaatttgtcCATTTACCCTTGACATCCTCCCTTTTGCATTTACAAAGAAGATTTTAGCAGTGATGATATATTATTTCTCCCTGCTCTCTCCTCTCCGCTCCTCTCAAGCCAAGTAAAGATAATCTTAAATGTTAGCAATTGTTCTTTTATCTGACTTATCGTTGCTAAGTCATTGACAAACTTTAACGCTatgtttacttgggagagtggaAAGTTTTTATGGTGGAAAAGTTTCTACGGTAGAAAAGTTTCCgccgtttacttcattaaaattttccgaaggaaaagtaacgcaatccatcagcggataattttgaagccaaaatcgatcacctcaaaatcggacggaaagcagcggatgggaaaaaaaatgacgcatgtacccctttAGCATtgacaaaattacaccatatacaaaaaaaaatgacgcatgtagcctttttaactcacaaaattacactatgtaccaaaaatatgacgcatgcacccttttttatttacaaaattacatcataagtattcaccttcctctatcaaggtaaacaagtgtgcaaaggaaaagatttcttcaccctttcttttctcttcctccaaagataattttctatcgttgattcctttcctttcctcatccacactctagagtttagggtttagggtttagggtttagggtttaggatttagggtttagggtttagggtttagggtttaggatttagggtttagggtttagggtttagggttttttttttttttttttttttttttttaaaaaggaacTTTTATTCCACTAAGGAAAAAACCCAAGCTATCAGGGGGACCAAACCTGACCTGCTAGCCTAGGGGGACAAGGGATTTCTCTTGCAAGAGAATACATGTGAATTTGCAGCACATAAAAGATAAAGTAAAGCGTTACATGTGATTTTCAATGACCTCCAAACTCCTACAAACCCACCATATCAGGCCTCTGCGCTCCATGATAGTAGTGCTAACATAGTCCACGAGCCGCATCCAAGGAGGCCCAGCCCAAGCTCCATACATCTCCATAAAAGACATCGGTGAGGTAAAACCGATGTCGTTTCCTGCTACGCTCCCATGCAGTCCTCCAACACACCATAGCTGTCCTCTGCGCTCCATGAGAATAGTGATGTTCCGCTCCCAAGCAGTCCTCCAACACACCCGATGTTCACTTTTGGCAAGTGACCAGCCCTCAACGGATTTAATGTGtccttaccgcagccgtttgctacggacTAGGCAGGCCAAAGGTGGGCCTACTCACCCTATttggctttttggcaaagccacagccctcaacggatttgtcagcctttaccgcagccgtttgctgcGGGCTAGCTAGACCATAGGTGGGTCTAGTCACCCTAGTTGGCTTTTTAGCAAAGCcacagctatcaacggatttagtgtgtccttaccgcagccgtttgctacggacTAGGTAGGTTCATGGTGACCTACTCACCCTCTttggctttttggcaaagccacagccctcaacggatttgtcatgcctttaccgcagccgtttgctacgggCTAGCTAGATCATAGGTGGATCTAGTCACCCTATTTGGCTTTTTAGCAAAACCACAGCTATAAACGGATTTAGGAAGCCTTTACCACAGCCGTTTGCTGTGGGCTAGATAGCTCTAAGgtggagctattcaccctccatcAAGTATGCTATCCTGGCTTGCAAGAGCTCCTGATATACGGCAAGCCCAATCTGTCCATCCTGCAAATGCCAAGTAGCAAACCACCAATCTCCTGCCCCTCCATCACCCTCTCCCCCTCCACCTGATATGCCTGATTGGCGAGGAAGTCTGCAGCCGCATTCCCCTCTCTATATATGTGTGTGCATCTGACCCCATACTGTCGTACAAGCCTTCTGATCCGTAAGATCTCCTCCCGAAGCTCCCATGAAATGCCAGAAGACCCGATAATATGCAGTGCAACCAGGGAATCAGACTCCAGCCAAATAGGGAAGAGCTGCCTATCCACGCACAACTCCAAGCCTCTCAGGATCGCCATAAGCTCCGCTCTGATATTGGAGCCCTCACCAAGGACTCCctgtctggccaccaccacctgtCCACTATGATCTCTAACAATAGCACCGTAAGAGGACTCACCTGGATTACCTCTAGAGCTACCATCTGTGTTGAGCTTGAACCATCCATCATCAGGCCTCCTCCACTGTACTGCTGAGATCGTGTGCAATGTCCGTATCCTCACCTGCATCACCATGGCCTGGGCTGCCGAGATATCTCCCCTCCAGTGCCTGGGCTTGATGATACCAGATGCCATCCCAACCCTCAAATACTGTGTGATCTGCCTGATAATCTTCTGTCCCTCCGGCCTCAGCCCCCTGTGCTTGGAGTCGTTCCTGGCCGTCCACAAGAACCAAAAGATCAAGAGGGGGAtgatctccctcaccgaaccagtGCTGCTCCAAGCTGTACCTGCCCTCCATCTCTCCAACACCCGCCAGCTGCCAACCCCAAATAGGTGTCCAAAATGCCCCCAGACCTCTCCTGCCACCGGGCTCCCATAGAAAAGATGCTCCCATGACTCCACTGCCTCACAGCACTGACATCTGGACACTAAGCATACACCACGCTGCTGTAAAACCTCGTCCACTGGCAGGCGTCTACGGAAGAATCTCCAAATGAACACGGAAATGGTGGGGAGGAGAAGTCTGCTCAAGGTCACTATCGCTACATCCTCCCTCTGGTGCGCAGTCCTATAGACCTCCCAGGCAGACCTCGTAGTAAATCTCCCATCTCTGGTGGGTCGCCACACCATAACATCCTCCTCCTCGGGCCTCAAATGCACCTCTGTCACCTCCTCCGCCACTGAAGTATCTCCTGGCTCCAGCTGCCATCTACTAAAAACCGGTCCACTCTGACATCTGGAGGCCCCTGCACCGTACACCACTCCGACAACGGTCCCCTCTCCATCCACCTGTCATGCCAAAAGCTGAGGTGACCCTGTCCAATAATCCACCCTATCTGTCTCTCTGCCACAGCTCTGGTCTGAATCATCCTGCGCCAACTGGGGGAAGCGTTGCTCCTCAAAGTCACCATACCTGGGTCCACCGTCCCACAATAAGATCTCCTCAGAAATCTGGCCCATTGTGTGCACTGCTCTCTGAATCTGAACCACAACTTCATGGATAAGGCCACCCCCACCTCTGATAACCGTCTGATCCCCAGCCCACCCTCCTGCTTCGGCCTGCAGATGTCCCTCCAAGCCACCCAATGCACCTTCCTATCATGTCCCACTGAGCTCCAGAAAAAAGATGCAAACACCCCCTCCAGCTTCCTCAGGACCTCCAAAGGAGGCTGGATCACCTGGAGGAGATATACAGGTAGAGAAATCAGAACACTCTGGATCAGCATCAGGCGACCCCCATGTGAAAGGCGTGAGAGGTTCCAACCCTGAAACTTCCTCTGAATCTTCGCCAGCAGTGGCGCAAAGTGGACTGTCCTCTTGTTCCCTGAGATGATTGGAACCCCTAAATAAAGCATAGGCCTCTCCCCCAAACCAAAGCCTGTAATCGCTGCtatctgctgcctcctcctatcTGATATGCGTCTCGAGGGGAAGAAGGAGCTCTTCTCTGCATTGATCGCCTGTCCTGACTGGGCCTCATATCTGTCCAAGAATTCCTTCCCCCTCCTCACACAATCCAGAGACCCATTCAGGAAAATGACCACATCATCCGCATAGGCCAGGTGAGACACCCTCATATCACATCCTGTCGCATAAGCCATCCCTGGGTACGCTGCAAATAAGGCCTCTATCCCTCTGGAGAAAAGCTCCGCCGCCAAAATAAAGAGGAAGGGGGAGATGGGATCACCCTGCCTCAAGCCACGCTGTGATCTAAAGAAGCCTGACAGCTGTCCATTCACCAGGACCGAAAACCAAGAAGAAGTAACGCACCtcctgatgaatgcaatcactgtCTCTGAGAACCCAAATGCTGCCATGACTCTGAAAAGGACGCCCCACTGCACTCTGTCATATGCCTTGGCCATGTCCAGCTTCAGAATAAGGTTTCCTCCTCTGATGTGATAGTTGAGCTTGTGATCAAGCTCCTGGGCCATCAAGATATTGTCTGAGATCAGTCTCCCTGGAACAAAACCACTCTGAGCTGGGGATATTACCTTCCCTAACACTGAAGCCATCCTCTGCGCCATCAGCTTAGAGATGATCTTATAGGACACATTACACAAGCTGATGGGTCTGAAGTCCCTCCACCTCTGCGCACTGTCCACCTTGGGAATCAACACTATGGTCGTAGACGCCATGCCCCGTGGAAGCTCTGCCCCTCGAAAGAAATCCAGTACAGCCTGAAAGACATCCTCCCCCACAATCTCCCAGCAAGCTCTGTAAAAGGCCACTGAGAATCCATCTGGGCCCGCTGCACTATCCTGACACATGCTCCAGACCACCTGCTTCACCTCCTCTGCTGATGGGAGGCCCTCCAGCATCAAATTATCCTCCGCACTGACCAAGGAAGGTATCAACTCCGTGTCCACCACCGTGCTATCCACTGTCTCCCCTGTCAGCAGCTCCTGAAAATATCTGACTCCTGACTCTCTGATCCCATCAGGCTGGTCCAGGCACTGCCCCTCCTCCCAAATTCTGAAAAGTCTACTAGCTGTCCTCTTCTTCTGCACTGTGGAGTGAAAGAACTTAGTATTCCTCTCCCCCTCTCCCATCCATCTGATAGCAGCTCTCTGCTTCCAAaagtcctcctccatgtctagcaCTCTGAAAAGTCGAGCCTGACACTCTGACCTGTGAGTCTGCCTCGCCTCTGTGGGGTCCCCGCCATACCGCCACCGCACCATACTCGGCCCTGCAAAACCACGTCATGTATGTTGCCAACACCTCCATGTTCCACCAGCGGATGCTCCTTGACCTCCTCACCCATCTGAACCTCTGCGATCCCCAGTGCCATACTAGGTAGACACCAATTCAACCTCACTGTCGATAAAACTCGTGCCGCACCCACATCCTCCGAAGGCCCTCGGCCTCTGGAAGCCTGGGAACTCCACAAGTAGGGGACAGTGATCTGAAGCTGCCCTGCTCAAATGCTCCACTCTGACTGTGAAATCCAGATTGCCCCAGGATGAAGACAATAGAACCCTATCCAGCCTCTTCCACACCCTGTTATTCGTCCATGTGTACCTATCCCCAACAAAACCTGCATCCACCAGTCCAGCAagcatgataaaattattaaaatcctCCATGGCACCTGGTCTAGCTAGAACTCCTGCTGAGTGCTCCTCCATGCTAGATATGACATTGAAGTCTCCTCCCACCAGCCACAGTCTGTCGCCCTCTGACCTCAGCTCCATGAATAGAGACCCCGTACACTAATTTGGAACTTTGTCGGAAGAAACTGGAAGATAAGCTGAAAGTGTAAAGTGTgcatgaaaacaaaattttgcaaATAATAGTAGAATCCCAGAAAAACCAAACCTTCCCTGATTTATTAGATACTACCTCCTCAAACCCCATGCGCCGAGCCATATACCTACAGTCCAAATCAACCATAGGCTCCAAAACTGCTAAGAAACTCAGATGATGATGTCGTCTCAGAAACAAAGCCCTCCTCTGTGTCGCCAAATTCCCAAACCCCCTCACATTCCATATGATACCAGACATGACTAATGGAAAGGGGTGCGTACCTGCCTTGAAGCCTGGCTCCTAGTCACTCTTGGCTCAAATTCCACCCTCGGCCGCTGCGCCTTGAGTACCTTGGGCATCCCCGCTTTCCTTTCTCTGGGAGGACTGACCACGGAGGCTAGACTGCGTCCCCCCCTTGATGAAAAACTAGTGTCTGTCTCCTCATACTCCACAAAAGTCTTCTGAAAATCTGGATCATCTGAGCCTTCTGGGGTAACCTGTGTACGCCTGGCAGGCTTCTTCTGGCCCAAATCGTCTGAAACCCCCTGGTCTGCTGATGAGCTGGAGTATCTGTCTAATCCATCATCCTCTGGCAGCTCTCTCGATGACTCCAGTACCCTGGGCTCCTCACCACTGATCAAACCAGCTTCCTGCAACCCCCTGGAGGCTCCCCCCTGTCCCTGTGCTCCGTCTGTGTTCCACTGCTGTGCCCCTATCCCTGACCTCTGTACTGTCTGAGAAACCTGCTCCCCCTGGCCGAAACACTGAGGTATCTGATCTCCCACCTGTTGCTCTCCTCCCTCCACTGAAACACTGTCCTGCTGATCCGAGTCCAGAGATGTCTGCCATAATGTCTGGCACTGTCCCAACTGCACTGGCATTCGGTCTTCCACCTCCACCCGCTGAGTCTTACTCACTCTGTCTTCATCTGCTCCCACCCCATCATCTTTCTCAGTTCCCAATTGAGGATAGTCTTCCAGCGCCTCCTTGTCACCAGCCCCTCCCACCACATCATCCCCTGCATCCTCCTCCTCTCCTATATCCTTCAGCACCTCAAAAGAGTTCCCCTGAGCATGTAACTCCTGCGCAGATTTCTGACCCATCCTGGAAGGTTGCTGCTTGCGGGCCCATGTCTGTCCAGTCCTCCTGCCACCGACCCTCTGAAAATCATGTGCCTCTGAGTCCTCCACCACCACTGCCTTACCTTTCCTGTCTCGCTCCCTCTGATTAAGTCTCTCTCTCAGGTCTGCTCCTGGGGGAATCGGATCCACTCTGTCTCTGTGCCACTCAGGCCGTGGCTTGTTCCCTGCCACGTAGCAATCCACCTCTGCATGTCCAAGATGCCTACAATACTGGCAGTACTCTGGTGTCCTCTCATACACAACTCTCTGCAGCCTGTGCTCATCTCCAATTCCGATCAAGAACTGCTCCACCCTAGGCTTCAAGAGATCAATCTCCACACATGCTCTGGCCATAAAGAGTCTAGAGCCATCTGCTGTGGCTTCATCTATCTTGATAGGGCACCCTACAATCCGAGCCATCGAAAACACACAATTTTTATTGATCATATGAACTGGAAGATCAGGAAACTGTACCCAAACTGGAACCACGGATGACTCAGCCTCATATGAAAAGTGCGGTGTCCACTTGAAGATTCTGAGTATTGAGCCACCAATGCGCCAGACTCCCCTAGTCCATATCCTGGCCATGTCCTCATTTGAAGTAAGGTGCAAAAAGATGTGCCCAGCTCGTAGGAACCGAATGTTGTAGGGGCTTGATAATCCCAACCCCTTGAAACCTTGGTAC from Zingiber officinale cultivar Zhangliang chromosome 4B, Zo_v1.1, whole genome shotgun sequence includes:
- the LOC121978785 gene encoding probable ubiquitin conjugation factor E4, whose product is MERRGQLWCVGGLHGSVAGNDIGFTSPMSFMEMYGAWAGPPWMRLVDYVSTTIMERRGLIWNVLPICKGRGGMEDVGEGDRGTQIFQRLLWFLLHSGFKIVLKDYTLLGQASTFYKLVIIWLMDFVGGFKMPLPSTCPMKFACIPEHFVDDAMDLLGITFGIPEVSKVVALDFLNFIIMFMTSNAYVKNPYQRAKMVELLNRWIPNKSGLSATLFEGHRLSLDYLVRNLLKVYVAHTLIVREENKMHLNVLNLLINDSMYLLDESLQKNIHQLKEIEVEMTNSA
- the LOC121978787 gene encoding uncharacterized protein LOC121978787 — encoded protein: MVRWRYGGDPTEARQTHRSECQARLFRVLDMEEDFWKQRAAIRWMGEGERNTKFFHSTVQKKRTASRLFRIWEEGQCLDQPDGIRESGVRYFQELLTGETVDSTVVDTELIPSLVSAEDNLMLEGLPSAEEVKQVVWSMCQDSAAGPDGFSVAFYRACWEIVGEDVFQAVLDFFRGAELPRGMASTTIVLIPKVDSAQRWRDFRPISLCNVSYKIISKLMAQRMASVLGKVISPAQSGFVPGRLISDNILMAQELDHKLNYHIRGGNLILKLDMAKAYDRVQWGVLFRVMAAFGFSETVIAFIRRCVTSSWFSVLVNGQLSGFFRSQRGLRQGDPISPFLFILAAELFSRGIEALFAAYPGMAYATGCDMRVSHLAYADDVVIFLNGSLDCVRRGKEFLDRYEAQSGQAINAEKSSFFPSRRISDRRRQQIAAITGFGLGERPMLYLGVPIISGNKRTVHFAPLLAKIQRKFQGWNLSRLSHGGRLMLIQSVLISLPVYLLQEGALGGLEGHLQAEAGGWAGDQTVIRGGGGLIHEVVVQIQRAVHTMGQISEEILLWDGGPRYGDFEEQRFPQLAQDDSDQSCGRETDRVDGEGTVVGVVYGAGASRCQSGPVFSRWQLEPGDTSVAEEVTEVHLRPEEEDVMVWRPTRDGRFTTRSAWEVYRTAHQREDVAIVTLSRLLLPTISVFIWRFFRRRLPVDEVLQQRGVCLVSRCQCCEAVESWEHLFYGSPVAGEVWGHFGHLFGVGSWRVLERWRAGTAWSSTGSVREIIPLLIFWFLWTARNDSKHRGLRPEGQKIIRQITQYLRVGMASGIIKPRHWRGDISAAQAMVMQVRIRTLHTISAVQWRRPDDGWFKLNTDGSSRGNPGESSYGAIVRDHSGQVVVARQGVLGEGSNIRAELMAILRGLELCVDRQLFPIWLESDSLVALHIIGSSGISWELREEILRIRRLVRQYGVRCTHIYREGNAAADFLANQAYQVEGERVMEGQEIGGLLLGICRMDRLGLPYIRSSCKPG